Genomic window (Acidimicrobiales bacterium):
CGTCCTCCAGGCCCGGGCCGGCCTCGGCCGCGGCGGCGTCCATGATGAGCCCGGCCAGGTCGTCGCCCGGGCGCACCTCGGGCACGCCCTCGATCGGGATGATCCGGAGCGTCACCCGAACACGCCCAGCACGACGTCGGCCAGCGCCGCCGCCTCCTTCGGCCCGATCATGACCGTCGGCGCGACCACGCACCGCAGGCCGGCGTCCTCCACCGCCGACGACAGCCCGGCGTCCTGCTCGTCGACCACCAGCACGGAGGCGACGTCGGCGTAGAGCCGGGCCACGCCGACGACGGACGACTCGTGGCCCTGCTCCTCCAGCAGGCGGTCGGCCGGGCCCTTCAGCGCCTTGCCGGCCACGATCGGGCTCACGGCCACCGTGCGGTCCCGCCGGTGCGACACCGCCTCCCGCATCCCCGGCACGGCGAGGATCGGGCCGATCGACACCAGCGGGTTGGACGGGGCGATCACCACGGTGTCGGCCGCGGCGATGGCCGGCAGCACGTCGTGGCCGGGCCGGGCCGACTCGGCGCCGGCGAAGCGCAGCGACCGCACCGGCACCGAGTGGCGGCGCTGGACGAACCACTCCTGGAACCCGATCTCGCCCTCCTCGACCGTCACCCTCGTCTCCACCCGGTCGTCGGTCATCGGCAGCAGCCGCACGCCGAGCCCCCAGGCGGCCGTGATCTCGGCCGTCACCTGGCTCAGGTGGCCGCCCTCCGCCAGCCGGGCCGTCCGGTAGAGGTGGGTGGCGAGGTCCCGGTCGCCGAGGCGGAACCACGTCACCGCGGCGGCCGACCCGAGCGGCGCCACCGGCCGGT
Coding sequences:
- the cofD gene encoding 2-phospho-L-lactate transferase gives rise to the protein MTVTVLAGGVGAARLLAGLVQVVPAERVTAVVNTGDDVVLHGLHVSPDLDTVTYTLAGAIDPVNGWGLAGESWAAMEALERYRPVAPLGSAAAVTWFRLGDRDLATHLYRTARLAEGGHLSQVTAEITAAWGLGVRLLPMTDDRVETRVTVEEGEIGFQEWFVQRRHSVPVRSLRFAGAESARPGHDVLPAIAAADTVVIAPSNPLVSIGPILAVPGMREAVSHRRDRTVAVSPIVAGKALKGPADRLLEEQGHESSVVGVARLYADVASVLVVDEQDAGLSSAVEDAGLRCVVAPTVMIGPKEAAALADVVLGVFG